In the genome of Mycteria americana isolate JAX WOST 10 ecotype Jacksonville Zoo and Gardens chromosome 7, USCA_MyAme_1.0, whole genome shotgun sequence, one region contains:
- the HSD17B7 gene encoding 3-keto-steroid reductase/17-beta-hydroxysteroid dehydrogenase 7: MERVVLVTGASGGVGLALCQRLLAEDGRIHLCIACRNAQKSEATRDLILAAHPAAQVSTVEVDLGNLASVLRVARELRCRFQRLDFVYLNAGIMPNPHVNFKALWHGLLTGRVLHMLTTAEGIMTQTDRLNGDGLQEVFATNLFGHFILVRQLESLLCGNEKPSRLIWTSSSNARESAFSLSDYQHAKGQESYSSSKYATDLTSVVLNRKFNKQGLYSSVVCPGLVMSNMTYRILPVFLWKLLMPIMWLIRFFAKTYTLTPYNGAEAHVWLFKQKPEYLDALVKYHSCTSGLGKSYVEPRKINVDEEIAEKFYQKLLELEKETLERYSDLLD; this comes from the exons ATGGAGCGAGTGGTGCTGGTGACCGGTGCTAGCGG CGGCGTGGGGCTGGCGCTGTGCCAGCGGCTGCTGGCGGAGGATGGCCGCATCCATCTCTGTATCGCCTGCCGCAACGCCCAGAAGAGCGAAGCTACGCGAGACCTCATCCTGGCCGCCCACCCCGCCGCCCAGGTCTCTACCGTGGAAGTGGACCTGGGTAACCTGGCTTCCGTCCTGCGTGTTGCCCGTGAGCTCCGCTGCAG GTTTCAGCGCCTGGACTTTGTCTACCTCAACGCTGGGATCATGCCCAACCCACACGTGAACTTCAAGGCACTCTGGCATGGTCTTCTCACTGG GAGGGTGCTTCACATGCTGACCACTGCGGAAGGCATAATGACCCAGACGGACAGGCTTAATGGAGATGGGCTGCAGGAGGTGTTTGCTACCAACCTCTTTGGACACTTTATCCTG GTTCGTCAACTTGAGTCTCTACTCTGCGGTAACGAAAAGCCCTCGCGACTCATCTGGACCTCTTCCAGCAATGCCAGGGAGTCTGCCTTCAGCCTTTCTGACTATCAGCATGCCAAGGGGCAGGAATCATACAGTTCCTCCAAATATGCTACTGACCTGACAAGTGTGGTTCTGAACAGGAAATTTAATAAGCAG GGTCTGTATTCCAGTGTTGTTTGTCCTGGTCTCGTTATGTCTAACATGACCTACAGAATTTTGCCAGTTTTTCTGTGGAAGCTGCTAATGCCCATCATGTGGTTG ATCCGCTTTTTTGCCAAAACTTACACTCTGACACCGTATAATGGAGCAGAAGCTCAT GTGTGGCTGTTCAAACAGAAGCCCGAGTACCTGGATGCACTTGTCAAATACCACAGCTGTACTTCTGGACTGGGGAAGAGCTATGTGGAGCCCAGAAAG ATTAATGTGGATGAAGAAATTGCTGAGAAATTTTACCAAAAACTGTTGGAACTGGAGAAGGAGACTCTAGAGAGATACAGTGATCTCCTAGATTAA